In Gemmatimonadaceae bacterium, the genomic window TTGGCCCCTTCATCGAGGAGCACCTGCGACGAAAGGCGGGTGAAAAGAAATCGTCGGCCGGAACGCTGCGTCACGACGAGACGTGCCTCCGTCTGTGGTTCAGATTTCTTGGAAATTGCGAGCTGAGTGACATCACGGCGCTGCGCATCCAAGAGTACATCGATCAGCGCCGCAAGAAGCCGGGGAGATCCCCGGGAACGCTGCTGAGCGACGCCACCGTGCGCAATGATGTACACGCGTTGTCGAACCTTCTGGAGCGTGCGGTCGAACTGGGGCACATCGGCAAGAATACCGCACTGAAATGCCGCGCCAAGCCTGCAGCACCCGAGCCGCGCATCGAGTTTCTGGAGCGGGACGAGTGCGCGCGTTTGCTCGACGCGGCCACGGAAATGGATCACGAGGCGCGCGTGGCGCGCCAGATCCGCGAACTGCAGCGTCAGCAACGTGCGTTCCGCGACGCCGGCGACCATGCAAGCGCTCGTGTGGTGAAGTGCGAGTTACAAGGTCTCTTTCTCGCCGCGGGACTGGCGCACATCCACGGCACCGTCGAACCCATCTTGGAGATGGTCGTCTCGCTCTTTCTGTATACCGGTATGCGACACGAGGAGCTGCTCGGTCTCCTGGTGCGCGACATCGACTTCGTGAACGGTACCGTTCACAT contains:
- a CDS encoding tyrosine-type recombinase/integrase encodes the protein MSTKAATKFSPAVIARANRCGVYQKAPGGAFYADFRAFAAWGGKQCALVPDSEHHATRDRSVATALFARRQHSLMELAEAGPRTAAPTPLAPRFGPFIEEHLRRKAGEKKSSAGTLRHDETCLRLWFRFLGNCELSDITALRIQEYIDQRRKKPGRSPGTLLSDATVRNDVHALSNLLERAVELGHIGKNTALKCRAKPAAPEPRIEFLERDECARLLDAATEMDHEARVARQIRELQRQQRAFRDAGDHASARVVKCELQGLFLAAGLAHIHGTVEPILEMVVSLFLYTGMRHEELLGLLVRDIDFVNGTVHIRENRYRKLKRKSHARRVDMWPGLRATLQRFLAESGRTEGLLFPILDAEGNEKMRHSFAKQFDRVLRRAG